ATGAAATATCTACAGGAGAAATTCATTGGACCGCTGAAACTTTTCGCATTCATGGGTTATCGTCTAACGATAACCTTGCTTTAAGTGAATGTATTGATTTCTATAGTCCAGAGTCACAAAAGCTAATAGAAGAAAACTTTAATTTAGCCGTATCACAATTAAAGCCTTACGAACTAGAGTTACCTTTTATCGATGGTAAAGGTAGGCATAAGTGGGTAAAAACAACAGGACAAATTAGAAATAACTCCCAAGGTATTGCGACACACATTTATGGCGCTTTTGAAGATATAACAGAAGAAAAACGGTTGCTTAATACTCAAAAATCGACAAGTAAAAACCTAAAAACAATCGTTGATAATTTAAACGACAGTATTGTCACCATTTCTAACAAAGGCATTATTCGTTCTGCAAACCGAATAGTTGAAAAGATTTTTGGTTATACACCTATAGAGTTAATAGGTAAAAATGTTTCTATGTTGATGCCTGAGCCATTTGCTACTCGCCACGACAAATATATGAGTAATTACTTGGAAACAGGAGATGCAAAAATTATTGGTATTGGGAGAGAGCTGCCCGCAATGAAAAAAGATGGCAGTATTTTTCCTATGGAATTATCTATATCTGAAATATTAAATGGTGAAGAAAAATTATTTATTGGTATTGTTCGAGATATTACTGAAAGAAAAAAAGCCGAAAAAGAAATCCATAAGCTCGCCTATTATGATGAATCGACCGGAGTATTGAATCGTTATTCTTTTGAACAAGCGCTAGAAAAAAGGTTCGCTAAAACCTTATCAATGAATGAGAATTTAACCGTATTCTTGGTAAATTTAGATAAGTTTTCACAAATAAATTTAGCTTATGGTGAAAAAATTGGTGATAAAGTTCTTCATAAAACGGCAGCGAGATTAGAAGAGTGTTTAGCTAATGTTGGTGCTTTATATCGAAGTAGCGCAGATAGTTTTTATGTTATTTTAAGCGCAAATGAACATGTTAATTGTGATAATTCATCTATTGATTCAAATAAAGTTTTAGCTGATATTTTACTAAAAACAATCAGACAGCCCGTTATTATTAAAAATAACTTGATCAATGTTCAAGCCAGTATTGGTATATTAAATACCCCGACCAACGAAATTAATTATATTGATATTAAGCCTTTATTAGAATTAGCTGTTTCTAATGCTAAAAAAAATGGTGGGAATAGTTATATATTTTCCCATAAAAATGAAACGCTTATTTTAAAACGGTACTCTGAGTTATCGCTCGCCATGAAAAGCAGAAGCTTTGTCAACGAACTAGATCTTGCATTACAGCCACAATATTCAATAGCGGGAGATATTGTTGGAACAGAAGCTTTAGTAAGATGGCGATCACCTTTATTAGGCTTTGTTTCTCCTGCCGAATTTATCCCTTTAGCTGAGCAGAATGGCGCAATTATTAAGTTGGGTGATTGGGTTATTGAAAGAGTATGTATGTTGATAGCACAAAGACAAGAATATTCAACAGAGGTTACTCCTGTTTCTATTAATCTAAGTGCAAAGCAGGTTGCTCAACCGAACTTTAACCATAACTTGTTAGTTAAGCTTGATAAGTATCAAATACCTTATTCAATGGTGATATTAGAATTAACGGAAAGTGCCCTTATTGCAGATTTTGATTTAGTTATTAGTAAAATGCAGTCATTAAAAGAAAAGGGAATTAATTTCTCATTAGATGATTTCGGGACAGGTTATTCAAGCTTAAGTTATATTAATCATTTACCTATATCAGAACTAAAAATTGATAAATCTTTTGTTGATAATATTACTAACGTAACCGACGAAATTCCCATTATTAATAGTATTATTCATATGGCTAAGGCGTTAAGTCTTATGGTAGTCGCGGAAGGAGTAGAAACAAAAGAACAACTTGATTATTTGTCCAAGCGTGGCTGTAACGTAATACAAGGGTATTATTTCTCTAAACCCTTAACGCCTGAGCAATGGCTTGAAAAGTGGCAGTGAAATATCTTATTCATTACAATACTCACACAGACAATTTACTTGTATCAAGTTAATTTTTTTCAAGCCATTGCTTAGGTGAAATCCCTAATTTTTTCCTAAAGACTCTTGCTAATGCCGAGCCATTTTCATAACCAACGGTATTAGCAACTACTGCTACTGGTTTATTTTGTTTTAATAATACTTTGGCGACATTAATGCGCCAATCAATTAAATAATTTCCAGGGCTTTGACCAACCGTACGTTTAAATACATCTGCAAATTTTGAGCGTGACATTAATGCTAGCTCTGCCATTTCTGCTAATCCCCATTGCCTTTCAGGGGCTTCATGCATAGCTAATAAAACAGTTGATATATAAGGGTGAGCTAAACCTGCTAATAAACCGTGTTGTATAATATTGTTATCGAGCACATGGCGAAGTGTGTGAATAAGAAATATATTGGTTAACGACTCAATCATTGGTAATCGCCCACATCGTTCATGAAAGGCTTCATCAAATAACCACTGTGCAGTTTGGTTCAGTTTTTCACAGTCGTTAAGTTTGAACAATAATAAGGATGGTAGAGCATCAGCAATAGGGTTAGATGTATTTTCATTATAAATAATGTTGGCACAAACTAGTTCAGGAGGATTATCTTCACTGGCAATAATACGATGAGTATGAGGTGTTGGCACATACAGTACGGCTGGTTCATTAATTAACAGCGATTTACCTTGTTCGTCTATCAATGTTAACTCGCCATTACGAAGTAAGTGTAAATGACCTTGATTTGGCGATTTATTGAAATTACTAATGCCACATAAGTTGCCAGTAAAAAATACTGAGGTATTCATCGAAAAACGCTGCAAGATAACTGATAGTTGATCCATTTTATTCTCTTTTTAACTATTTTGGACGATTGGGTTCAAAGTTGGGACTATGTCATTCCTTTAAGGTGATTGAAAGGACTATATTATTAACCAAGGAAAAGATCCTTATTAATAACTAATCTTAAATATTACATATCGGAGCAACAAAATGAAACTTTCAACAATTATAAAATCAACTTTTGCCAGTTCTGCTTTATTACTAAGCAGTTTAAGTTTTGCCGCAAATATTGAAGTCAATGCAAATGACAATGATATTGCGATTCAAGGCTATGACACCGTTTCATATTTTACAAAAAGCTCTCCAACAAAGGGGTCTAATAAATATACAGCCGCGTATAACGGTGCAATCTATCAATTTTCAACCGCTGATAATCGTGATTTATTTCAATCAGAGCCTGCTAAATATGCACCGCAATATGGCGGTTATTGTGCAATGGGAGTCGCGATGAATAAGAAATTTGATACAGATCCAACGGCTTGGCATATTCGTGAAGGTAAACTGTATTTAAATCTAAATAAAGATGTACAAAAACAATGGGTGACTGATATTCCTGGTTATATCGATACCGCTCAAACGAATTGGTCTGGTATTAAAGGACTGACTGAAGAGCAAATTGAAAAAGTATTCGATTAGTACTTAACCTGAACTCGGTTTAAGGTGCTTTTATTAAGCCGAGCTCACTTACTTATAAGAGGAATTACAGATGAAACAACTAACATTAACCGACTCAATTGATGACTTATTGCTAGAACAGGAATATTCATTACTCTACTTTACCGCGGCGTGGTGCGGACCTTGTAAATCAATGTCGCCTATTATTGAGGGAGTGTCAGGGTTGATGAGTGATCGATTTAATACGATTAAAATTGATGTTGATACCGTAGCAAAAGTTGCTTCTGATTATG
The sequence above is a segment of the Colwellia sp. 20A7 genome. Coding sequences within it:
- a CDS encoding AraC family transcriptional regulator, whose protein sequence is MDQLSVILQRFSMNTSVFFTGNLCGISNFNKSPNQGHLHLLRNGELTLIDEQGKSLLINEPAVLYVPTPHTHRIIASEDNPPELVCANIIYNENTSNPIADALPSLLLFKLNDCEKLNQTAQWLFDEAFHERCGRLPMIESLTNIFLIHTLRHVLDNNIIQHGLLAGLAHPYISTVLLAMHEAPERQWGLAEMAELALMSRSKFADVFKRTVGQSPGNYLIDWRINVAKVLLKQNKPVAVVANTVGYENGSALARVFRKKLGISPKQWLEKN
- a CDS encoding YHS domain-containing (seleno)protein — its product is MKLSTIIKSTFASSALLLSSLSFAANIEVNANDNDIAIQGYDTVSYFTKSSPTKGSNKYTAAYNGAIYQFSTADNRDLFQSEPAKYAPQYGGYCAMGVAMNKKFDTDPTAWHIREGKLYLNLNKDVQKQWVTDIPGYIDTAQTNWSGIKGLTEEQIEKVFD
- a CDS encoding thioredoxin family protein, yielding MKQLTLTDSIDDLLLEQEYSLLYFTAAWCGPCKSMSPIIEGVSGLMSDRFNTIKIDVDTVAKVASDYGIRSVPTLMLVKDDVIIDQRVGGLPPQQLMQWLEKLT
- a CDS encoding GGDEF domain-containing phosphodiesterase, with the protein product MSLTDNALLNEALNVGDMAPLVEDGFYALASLLSVDNAALWLLSEDNKSYKCEANFFNNKASAIVPKLVNKIDDSEFFQFLISTSEVTIDNGNIHASLDINISKMAVIFNVSSILLIPIHIKGINKGFIYLGDSKNAIQWSPETFFVCRILVQLFSRAIMAIDKQVVEKELLHQYQLMKEIESLAKVGGWDYEISTGEIHWTAETFRIHGLSSNDNLALSECIDFYSPESQKLIEENFNLAVSQLKPYELELPFIDGKGRHKWVKTTGQIRNNSQGIATHIYGAFEDITEEKRLLNTQKSTSKNLKTIVDNLNDSIVTISNKGIIRSANRIVEKIFGYTPIELIGKNVSMLMPEPFATRHDKYMSNYLETGDAKIIGIGRELPAMKKDGSIFPMELSISEILNGEEKLFIGIVRDITERKKAEKEIHKLAYYDESTGVLNRYSFEQALEKRFAKTLSMNENLTVFLVNLDKFSQINLAYGEKIGDKVLHKTAARLEECLANVGALYRSSADSFYVILSANEHVNCDNSSIDSNKVLADILLKTIRQPVIIKNNLINVQASIGILNTPTNEINYIDIKPLLELAVSNAKKNGGNSYIFSHKNETLILKRYSELSLAMKSRSFVNELDLALQPQYSIAGDIVGTEALVRWRSPLLGFVSPAEFIPLAEQNGAIIKLGDWVIERVCMLIAQRQEYSTEVTPVSINLSAKQVAQPNFNHNLLVKLDKYQIPYSMVILELTESALIADFDLVISKMQSLKEKGINFSLDDFGTGYSSLSYINHLPISELKIDKSFVDNITNVTDEIPIINSIIHMAKALSLMVVAEGVETKEQLDYLSKRGCNVIQGYYFSKPLTPEQWLEKWQ